The following are encoded together in the Plasmodium vinckei vinckei genome assembly, chromosome: PVVCY_12 genome:
- a CDS encoding DNA2/NAM7 helicase, putative, translating into MWEKWDDEYFIKIFFNWDIFLKYSEDNEFHELEENIKNENMDLNKDEHENKTSDDILLILQSYIIEKKNTYIDVSDYLVNIILRWNYYTSLRSENNLNICSVKNRLKIDININTLPSVYKNFEEYFYSYFPLFLIETQQLINNKKENESLKEFNINIIHDLKEMYNYEFHISIPFDELVFSNIFYGDLILLRFVPKKTEKHDLVFTSIHSSLKKKEEDNPTDSQVENDIDNLEGSSSNETDDEENEKPLNNESLEKCKSVEDKEKNGTIVGGEKKENSDGNNVEDNTQTIKKEEINDKNNGNIYMVRKYCVRHLLGFVVGKNKEKIKIKFNLNFRNFDIIDKVRKNIIYDIFNKDQLNKYSLRISKVTNLISTLRQFNYLFNFRNSSIISEIIETQEGEKRGAKKGTHIGTDEKEETEENSSHILSSNNFITIKKRKCEDTGKIVKIKKTELSPIEINEKRNNNLIEENKELDQELVEEIELKEKIRQHLSREKILQDNYDKIKEKEKIEENKIEKFEKFENFKMDELENVSEQFEGFSYIPNLLKNKFFNIYNNCQLCAINNSILNNGVTLIQGPPGTGKTTTILGIISALIFYQKVEENKIENIDLIRKTNMDLKQINENDKDRDEELGWIVTPEKRETQKSPYGWINYDKKNDYCYFNENCFDALEYDDFFDNYPENGQMNKASTFYFNKNNKKEYKNAYAIHLSIMNASSQVLNFGINGDGNGNDNTNEEDKHKNNENRIKNLISLAESFYNSYVNNKDYTGTHLNSIEKDSRPNEKSSYPFYVSDRNRKMSRLSVEDDKKKMNIKKKKQIKNKKILVCAPSNAAIDEILRRLVSSNSGILDEDGNLFNPIVTRIGGNVSSDLLEFSLEFKEQLFLYLSKKDDNKIYKQNLLKTSTIICSTLSSSSNISLTNYINYFDAIIIDEASQAIELDILIPLSFSCKKIILVGDPKQLSATVFSLFAKKHNYSRSLFERLQKIYKFNKCKYNLLSIQYRMHPDISHFPNKHYYNNKIKDANYFLFVLLKELEIKKYTKQLLVDDDEKKKNMKYILTDLNLSKFIENQFGNLPTNFNDILLCQKNEENFHWFFIPLLQHCVFYDISFSKQKKIKNSYINIHESEIVLQFLEFLHYIFTSENIKDWYKKIGIITPYAAEKYFLKKALKVFFEKKGYKNNVSNFIDIGTVDGFQGTEKDIIIFVCVRTSGLFKRNEKKKKNNLTIENELTNSSNNDMDLNETKVEDNVESQSVNEQTESEGDEQMDDSNPFFSNYKRLNVALTRARYNLFIFGNCSFLNRCDAWSKIIEHYKINKKIIKIKKKKYLKKMKILSEDINEDHKFDNKNEIINKKIENSFYNKNIIDYNFIPINENENETFNLKDFINSFDKNSGKQNDMENTAYNEGDVNSKSHDKNGYLLEDNIKTDKEFDEKEINDFFKELYNDNFDKEDNISLQEKDEENFDNENVVNDNSFKERKESFTNDLQMNIYNSEKKNVPTTSSIVTTNLEQADADPVVNNITENNSMNNNNSNGEDNMTNLKNNDKELLNVTQDRNNILHIKNNNYFIDTLNNLCKKNTGLLFAVNCIFPNFSNTFLH; encoded by the coding sequence ATGTGGGAAAAATGGGATGacgaatattttataaagatattttttaactgggatatatttttgaaatactCTGAAGATAATGAATTTCATGAattagaagaaaatataaaaaatgaaaatatggatttaaataaagatgAGCATGAGAATAAAACTAGTGATGACATATTGTTAATATTGcaatcatatattatagaaaaaaaaaatacatatattgaTGTTTCAGATTATTTagttaatataatattaaggTGGAATTATTATACTAGCTTACGAAGTgaaaacaatttaaatatatgttctgtaaaaaatagattaaaaattgatataaatataaatacactACCAtctgtttataaaaattttgaagaatatttttattcgtATTTTCcgttatttttaatagaaACACaacaattaataaataataaaaaagaaaatgaaagtttaaaagaatttaatattaatattatacatgatttaaaagaaatgtATAATTACGAATTTCATATTAGTATACCTTTTGATGAGTTagttttttcaaatatattttatggaGACTTAATTTTGTTACGATTTGTTCCGAAAAAAACAGAGAAACATGATTTAGTTTTTACATCTATACACTCGtctttgaaaaaaaaagaagaagacAACCCAACGGATAGCCAAgttgaaaatgatatagaTAACTTGGAAGGATCTTCATCAAATGAAACAGATGATgaggaaaatgaaaaaccACTAAACAATGAGTCTTTGGAAAAGTGTAAATCTGTGGAAGATAAGGAAAAAAACGGTACAATCGTTGgtggagaaaaaaaagaaaatagtGATGGTAATAATGTAGAAGACAATACACAAacgataaaaaaagaagaaataaatgacaaaaataatggaaatatttatatggtAAGAAAATATTGTGTTAGACATTTACTTGGATTTGTAGTTgggaaaaataaagaaaaaattaaaataaaatttaatttaaattttcgaaattttgatattattgataaagtaagaaaaaatataatatatgatatatttaacaaAGATCAATTAAATAAGTATTCTCTTCGAATTTCAAAAGTTACAAACTTAATCTCAACACTTAGGCAATTTaactatttatttaattttagaaATTCATCAATAATTAGCGAAATTATAGAAACTCAAGAAGGAGAAAAAAGGGGAGCCAAAAAAGGAACTCACATAGGGACAGATGAAAAGGAGGAAACGGAAGAAAATTCGAGCCATATCTTATCAtcaaacaattttattacaataaaaaaacggAAATGTGAGGATACAGGAAAAAttgtgaaaataaaaaaaactgaATTATCTCCCATcgaaattaatgaaaaaagaaataataatttaatcgaagaaaataaagaattagATCAAGAACTAGTTGAAGAAATTGAactaaaagaaaaaattagacAACATTTAAGtagagaaaaaatattacaagATAATTATGACAAAATTAAGGAgaaggaaaaaatagaagaaaataaaattgagaAATTTGAAAAGTTTGAAAATTTCAAAATGGATGAATTAGAGAATGTAAGTGAACAATTTGAAGGATTTAGCTACATACCAAAtttactaaaaaataaattttttaatatatataataattgtcAATTATGTgctataaataatagtattttaaataatgggGTAACATTAATTCAAGGGCCACCAGGTACTGGAAAAACAACAACGATTTTAGGAATAATTAGtgctttaattttttatcaaaaagttgaagaaaataaaatagaaaatattgatttaataagaaaaacaaatatggatttaaaacaaatcaatgaaaatgataaagacAGAGATGAAGAGTTAGGATGGATTGTAACTCCAGAAAAAAGAGAAACACAAAAAAGTCCTTATGGATGGataaattatgataaaaaaaatgattattgttactttaatgaaaattgtTTTGATGCTTTAGAATATGatgatttttttgataactATCCTGAAAATGGGCAAATGAATAAAGCAagtacattttattttaataaaaataataaaaaagaatataaaaatgcatatgCTATACATCTAAGTATTATGAATGCATCAAGTCAGGTCTTAAATTTTGGTATAAATGGAGATGGGAATGGAAATGATAATACAAATGAAGAagataaacataaaaataatgaaaacagaattaaaaatttaataagttTAGCAGaatcattttataattcatatgtaaataataaagattaTACAGGAACACATTTAAATAGTATTGAAAAGGATAGTAGGCCAAATGAAAAATCGAGCTATCCATTTTATGTTAGTGATAGGAATAGGAAAATGTCTAGATTGTCAGTAGAGGAcgataagaaaaaaatgaatataaaaaaaaaaaaacaaataaaaaataaaaaaattcttgTATGCGCACCATCTAATGCAGCAATTGATGAAATACTTAGACGATTAGTTTCATCAAATTCAGGAATTTTAGATGAAGAtggaaatttatttaatccTATAGTTACTAGAATTGGTGGAAATGTAAGTTCAGATTTGTTGGAATTTAGTTTAGAATTTAAAgaacaattatttttatatttaagtaaaaaagatgataataaaatatataaacaaaatttattaaaaacatCAACAATTATATGTTCAACATTATCATCAAGTTCAAATATTTCACtaacaaattatataaattattttgatgcTATAATAATTGATGAAGCTTCACAAGCTATCGAACTAGACATTTTAATACCTTTGTCTTTttcatgtaaaaaaataatattagtaGGAGATCCAAAACAATTATCAGCAACagtattttctttatttgctaaaaaacataattacTCTAGATCTTTATTTGAGcgtttacaaaaaatatataaattcaataaatgtaaatataatttattatctatCCAATATCGAATGCACCCAGATATTTCTCATTTTCCTAACAAACATTATTAcaataacaaaattaaagatgctaattattttttatttgtattattaaaagagttggaaatcaaaaaatatactaaaCAACTATTAGTAGATGAtgatgagaaaaaaaaaaatatgaaatatattttaactgatttaaatttatcaaaatttataGAAAACCAATTTGGAAATTTACcaacaaattttaatgatatattattatgtcaaaaaaatgaagaaaattttcattGGTTTTTTATTCCCTTATTACAACATTGTgttttttatgatatatctttttcaaaacaaaaaaaaattaaaaattcttatattaatatacaCGAAAGTGAAATagttttacaatttttagaatttcttcattatatatttacttcagaaaatattaaagactggtataaaaaaattggtaTTATAACTCCTTATGCGgctgaaaaatattttttaaaaaaagctTTAAAAGTTTTTTTCGAAAAGAAAGGATACAAAAACAATgtttcaaattttatagaTATAGGAACCGTTGATGGATTTCAAGGAACAGAAAAGGATATCATCATATTTGTGTGTGTCCGTACTAGTGGtctttttaaaagaaatgaaaaaaaaaaaaaaaataatcttACTATAGAAAATGAGCTAACTAATTCATCTAATAATGATATGGACCTAAATGAAACAAAAGTCGAAGACAATGTAGAATCCCAATCAGTAAATGAGCAAACTGAATCGGAAGGGGATGAACAAATGGATGATTCcaatccatttttttcaaattataaacGTTTGAATGTTGCTTTAACACGTGCTcgatataatttatttatttttggaaATTGCTCATTTTTAAACAGATGTGATGCATGGAGTAAAATCATAGAGcattacaaaataaataaaaaaattattaaaattaaaaaaaaaaaatatttgaaaaaaatgaaaatattatcagaggatataaatgaagatcataaatttgataataaaaatgaaataataaataaaaaaattgaaaattcattttataataaaaatataattgattataattttattccaatcaatgaaaatgaaaatgaaacatttaatttgaaagattttattaactcttttgataaaaatagtggtaaacaaaatgatatGGAAAATACTGCATATAATGAAGGGGATGTGAATTCTAAATCacatgataaaaatggatatcTATTAgaagataatataaaaacagaTAAAGAATttgatgaaaaagaaattaacGATTTCTTtaaagaattatataatgataattttgataaggaagataatatatcattacaAGAAAAAGATGAAGAGAATTTTGACAATGAAAATGTTGTCAATGATAATAGTTTTaaagaaagaaaagaaTCATTTACTAATGATTtacaaatgaatatatataatagtgaaaaaaaaaatgtaccAACAACATCATCTATAGTCACCACAAATTTAGAACAAGCGGATGCTGATCCTgttgtaaataatataactgaaaataattcgatgaataataataattcaaatggTGAAGATAATATgacaaatttaaaaaataatgataaagaaTTGTTAAACGTAACCCAAGAtcgtaataatatattgcatataaaaaataataattattttattgacacacttaataatttatgtaaaaagAATACAGGACTCCTTTTTGCAGTGAACTGTATTTTTCCAAATTTTTCAAACACTTTTTTACATTAA
- a CDS encoding succinate dehydrogenase subunit 4, putative, with translation MKLKLNITKKKKGLGESISEGFKSVSNKIFGTGVDKNFKAINGAIILLFITILYYIHKFKSSTSRYKNMKILYMYYGFLVCLTGLTISINWMYYEHIKNKRKNRISSLDVKMAYKKK, from the exons ATGAagttaaaattaaatataacaaaaaaaaaaaaaggccTCGGAGAATCAATATCAGAGGGATTCAAATCtgtatcaaataaaatttttggGACAGGAGTTGACAAAAATTTCAAAGCAATCAATGGCgctataatattattatttatcacAATCTTATATTACatacataaatttaaatcatCAACATcaagatataaaaacatgaaaatattatatatgtactaTGGATTTTTAGTATGTCTCACCGGATTAACCATAAGCATTAACtg GATGTATTATgagcatataaaaaataagagaaaaaatagaattTCATCATTAGATGTCAAAA TGgcatataaaaagaaataa